DNA sequence from the Thiobacillus sp. SCUT-2 genome:
AGGAAGGTCAGCTCGTCGGCGCCGGCCTCGTTGTAGCGGCGCGCGATCTCGACCGGATCGCCGGCGTCCTTCAGTTCGACGAAGTTGACGCCCTTGACGACGCGACCGTTGGTCACATCGAGGCAGGGGATGATGCGTTTTGCGAGCATGGTCGCCTTCAGTTCAGATCAGACGCCGAACACGCCGCCCGCCAGCTCGTCGGCGAGCTTCTGCGCCGCGGCGAAATCGAGCGTGCCCTGGTAGATGGCGCGACCGGTGATCGCGCCGATGATGCCGTCCTTGGCCACCGCGGATAGCGCACGGACGTCGTCGAGGTTGGTGACGCCGCCGCTGGCGATAACCGGGATCGACAGCGCCTGCGCCAGACGCTGGGTGGCCTCGACGTTGACGCCGGTGAGCATGCCGTCGCGGCCGATGTCGGTGTAGATGACGGCCTCGACGCCATACCCTTCGAAGCGCTTGGCCAGATCGATGACGTCATGGCCGGTGAGCTTGGACCAGCCCTCGACGGCGACCTTGCCGTCCTTGGCGTCGAGCCCGACCATGACGTGGCCGGGAAAGGCGTCGCAGGCCTCGTGCAGGAAGCCGGGGTTCTTCACGGCGGCAGTGCCGATGATGACGTAGCGCACGCCGTCGTCGAGGTAGCGCTCGATGGTGGCGAGGTCGCGGATGCCGCCGCCGAGCTGCACCGGCATTTCGTCGCCCACCGCGTCGACGATGGAACGGATCGCCGCATCGTTGACCGGCTTGCCGGCGAACGCGCCGTTCAGGTCGACCAGGTGCAGGCGCCGTGCGCCCTGCGCCTTCCAGTGGCGCGCGGTGGCGGCGGGGTCCTCGGAGAACACCGTGGCCTTGGCCATTTCGCCCTGTTCCAGGCGCACGCAGTGGCCGTCTTTGAGGTCGATAGCGGGGATGATCAGCATGGTCGTACGAAAGCAGGATTAGGCGCAGGCTGCGCCGGACATATCGCAGGCGGAGGCATGCTCGCCCGGATTCCAGGTGACGAAATTGCCCAGCAGGGCCAGCCCGGCGTTCTGGCTCTTTTCCGGATGGAACTGGACGGCGAAGATGTTGCCCGACGCCACGGCGCAGGTGAACGGAAACGGGTAGTGGGAGAAGCCGGCGATCACGTCGGGCGCGGTCGGCTGCACGAAGTAGCTGTGGACGAAGTAGAAGCGCTCGCCCTCTTCGATGCCCACCCACAGCGGATGCGGCATCGCCTGGTGGACGTTGTTCCAGCCCATGTGCGGCACCTTGAGCTTGCCGCCCTTGTCGTCGTGCATCGCCTCCTGCGGAAAGCGCTGGACCGTGCCCTGCAGGATGCCGAGGCAGGCGGTGTCGCCTTCCTCGCTGTGCTCGAACAGCACCTGCATGCCCATGCAGATGCCGAGGAAGGGCTTGCTCCGGGCGGCGTCGACGATGACCTGGCGCAGCCCGCGCGCGTCGATTTCGCGCATGCAGTCCGGTGCGGCGCCCTGCCCCGGGAATACCACGCGGCCGGCCCCGGCGATCACGGCCGGGTCGGACGTGACGACGGCGCTCGCCGACGGCGCGACGTGCTCGATGGCCTTGGACACCGAGCGCAGGTTGCCCATGCCGTAGTCGATGACGGCGATATCGACGCTCACCGCACTCCCTCCATGATCCGCGTTGCGATCATAGTGCACCCTTGGTGGAGGGCAGCACGTCGCCCATGCGCGGGTCGGCTTCCACCGCCATGCGCAGCGCGCGGCCGAAGGCCTTGAAGATGGTCTCGGCCTGGTGGTGGGCGTTGATGCCGCGCAGGTTGTCGATGTGCAGCGTCACCGCGGCGTGGTTGACGAAGCCGCGGAAGAATTCGAGGAAGAGGTCGACGTCGAACTCGCCGATGCGCGCGCGGGTGTAGTCGACGTGGTACTCGAGGCCGGGGCGGCCGGAGAGGTCGATCACCACGCGCGACAGCGCCTCGTCGAGCGGCACGTAGGCGTGGCCGTAGCGGCGGATGCCCTTCTTGTCGCCGAGCGCCTTGGCGAAGGCCTGCCCCAGCGTAATCCCGGTGTCCTCGACGGTGTGGTGGGCGTCGATGTGAAGATCACCCTCAGCCGTGATGTCGAGGTCGATCAGGCCGTGGCGCGCGATCTGGTCGAGCATGTGGTCGAGGAAGGGCACGCCGGTCGCGAGTTTCGCCGACCCCGTGCCGTCGAGGTTGAGGCTGACCGTGATCCGGGTTTCGAGGGTGTTGCGGCTGACTTGGGCGGTACGCATGACGTCGTATCGTGAGACGGTAAAGGGATTCTAGCAGGCCGGTGTCTTTTTCAGCACAGGGCTTTCAAGGCGGCCACCAGCGCGTCGCACTGCGCGTCCGTACCG
Encoded proteins:
- the hisA gene encoding 1-(5-phosphoribosyl)-5-[(5-phosphoribosylamino)methylideneamino]imidazole-4-carboxamide isomerase gives rise to the protein MLIIPAIDLKDGHCVRLEQGEMAKATVFSEDPAATARHWKAQGARRLHLVDLNGAFAGKPVNDAAIRSIVDAVGDEMPVQLGGGIRDLATIERYLDDGVRYVIIGTAAVKNPGFLHEACDAFPGHVMVGLDAKDGKVAVEGWSKLTGHDVIDLAKRFEGYGVEAVIYTDIGRDGMLTGVNVEATQRLAQALSIPVIASGGVTNLDDVRALSAVAKDGIIGAITGRAIYQGTLDFAAAQKLADELAGGVFGV
- the hisH gene encoding imidazole glycerol phosphate synthase subunit HisH, which codes for MSVDIAVIDYGMGNLRSVSKAIEHVAPSASAVVTSDPAVIAGAGRVVFPGQGAAPDCMREIDARGLRQVIVDAARSKPFLGICMGMQVLFEHSEEGDTACLGILQGTVQRFPQEAMHDDKGGKLKVPHMGWNNVHQAMPHPLWVGIEEGERFYFVHSYFVQPTAPDVIAGFSHYPFPFTCAVASGNIFAVQFHPEKSQNAGLALLGNFVTWNPGEHASACDMSGAACA
- the hisB gene encoding imidazoleglycerol-phosphate dehydratase HisB produces the protein MRTAQVSRNTLETRITVSLNLDGTGSAKLATGVPFLDHMLDQIARHGLIDLDITAEGDLHIDAHHTVEDTGITLGQAFAKALGDKKGIRRYGHAYVPLDEALSRVVIDLSGRPGLEYHVDYTRARIGEFDVDLFLEFFRGFVNHAAVTLHIDNLRGINAHHQAETIFKAFGRALRMAVEADPRMGDVLPSTKGAL